The proteins below come from a single Miscanthus floridulus cultivar M001 chromosome 1, ASM1932011v1, whole genome shotgun sequence genomic window:
- the LOC136472066 gene encoding L-type lectin-domain containing receptor kinase IX.1-like isoform X2 — protein sequence MAPQSFLIVLAVVLSFAGPAVVVVVGQPYIPLGPYCSTTGNFTIGSNYQVNLGDLMSSLNQSAIANRGFDKGTSGQAPDEVFGLIMCYADRNWTQCQNCLRGAAAGVQQICPFSREMKACYDACVVQYSNVSFSVADLTVAFYVWADAFVTDMAAMNATRWSLMTRLAEEAAGNGNSLRLANGSQAYTDSQGSSHVMYGLAQCTRDLNGSECARCLAKFVAELSSSRPNNTYGTVKGYSCYVAYNIGENLGITIPPDTAAPPRPPPSPTTVQVRPPGPTTVALVAGVTVGSVAFAVCSGAIVLFLLRRRRRRKARERQLDVFDDEPLDDESFEKGTGPRRFRYSELAMATSFFSESEKLGEGGFGSVYKGYLKEMDLHVAIKRVSKSSKQGRKEYISEVKIISRLRHRNLVQLIGWCHGGGELLLVYELMPNGSLDSHIHSHNNVLSWQLRHEIVLGIGSALLYLHQEWEQCVLHRDIKPSNVMLDASFTAKLGDFGLARLVDHERQSHTTALAGTMGYMDPECMLSGSASTSSDVYSFGVVVLEVATGRRPIVALQDTEEEYATVHLVQWVWECYGQGRILDAADARLDREQLDGEEMERVMVTALWCAHPDRALRPSIRQAVNVLRCEAPLPCLPANMPVATFLPPLSRLKAESGAVTGSSSGSAGTTRSSIATEASSLLR from the exons ATGGCGCCACAGAGCTTCCTCATCGTGCTTGCTGTCGTCTTGTCGTTCGCCGGTCCCGCGGTAGTAGTGGTGGTCGGACAGCCCTACATCCCTTTAGGGCCCTACTGCTCGACGACGGGCAACTTCACCATCGGCAGCAATTACCAGGTAAACCTCGGCGACCTCATGTCCTCCCTCAACCAGAGCGCCATCGCGAACCGAGGCTTCGACAAGGGCACCTCCGGCCAGGCGCCAGATGAGGTGTTTGGGCTCATCATGTGCTACGCCGACCGGAACTGGACCCAGTGCCAGAACTGCCTCCGAGGCGCGGCCGCCGGGGTCCAGCAGATCTGTCCATTCAGCCGGGAGATGAAGGCTTGCTACGACGCCTGCGTCGTCCAGTACTCCAACGTGTCCTTCTCCGTCGCCGACCTGACCGTGGCGTTCTACGTTTGGGCCGACGCCTTCGTCACCGACATGGCCGCCATGAACGCTACACGGTGGAGCCTGATGACCCGGCTCGCGGAGGAGGCCGCCGGCAATGGCAACTCGCTGCGTCTGGCGAACGGGAGCCAAGCGTACACGGACTCGCAGGGCAGCTCACACGTGATGTACGGGCTGGCACAGTGCACCAGGGACCTCAACGGCAGCGAGTGCGCCAGGTGCCTCGCCAAGTTCGTCGCGGAGCTGTCGAGCTCGCGCCCAAACAACACTTACGGCACCGTCAAGGGGTACAGCTGCTACGTGGCGTACAACATCGGGGAAAACCTCGGCATCACCATCCCTCCTGATACGGCAgcgccgccgcggccaccgccgtcgccgacGACTGTGCAAGTGCGACCACCGG GACCGACGACGGTGGCACTGGTGGCCGGCGTGACTGTCGGTTCCGTGGCGTTTGCCGTCTGCTCCGGCGCCATTGTTTTATTCCTGCTGCGTCGGCGCCGGAGACGAAAGGCAAGAGAGCGCCAACTAGACGTGTTTGACGACGAGCCTTTGGATGACGAGTCGTTTGAGAAAGGAACAGGGCCGAGGCGTTTCCGGTACAGCGAGCTGGCCATGGCAACCAGCTTCTTCTCCGAATCGGAGAAGCTCGGCGAAGGGGGCTTCGGGTCAGTGTACAAAGGGTACTTAAAAGAGATGGACCTTCACGTCGCCATAAAAAGAGTGTCAAAGAGCTCCAAACAGGGGAGGAAGGAGTACATCTCCGAGGTGAAGATCATAAGCCGGCTGAGGCACCGCAACCTCGTGCAGCTCATCGGCTGgtgccatggcggcggcgagctCTTGCTTGTCTACGAGCTCATGCCCAATGGAAGCCTTGACTCTCATATCCACAGCCACAACAATGTGCTGTCGTGGCAACTCAG GCATGAGATCGTGCTTGGAATCGGCTCTGCACTCCTGTACCTGCATCAGGAGTGGGAGCAGTGCGTCCTGCACCGTGACATCAAGCCAAGCAATGTTATGCTCGACGCCTCCTTCACCGCCAAGCTCGGCGACTTCGGGCTCGCGAGGCTGGTCGACCACGAGCGCCAATCGCACACAACTGCGCTCGCTGGCACGATGGGCTACATGGACCCGGAGTGCATGTTGAGTGGTAGCGCCAGCACCAGTTCCGACGTCTACAGCTTCGGCGTCGTCGTCCTCGAGGTCGCCACCGGCCGGCGGCCAATCGTGGCGCTACAGGACACGGAGGAGGAGTACGCTACCGTGCACCTGGTGCAGTGGGTATGGGAATGCTACGGCCAAGGTAGGATCCTCGACGCCGCGGACGCACGGCTGGACAGAGAACAACTCGACGGCGAGGAGATGGAGCGCGTGATGGTCACCGCGCTCTGGTGCGCGCACCCTGACCGCGCCCTGAGGCCATCCATCAGGCAGGCAGTCAACGTGCTGCGGTGCGAGGCGCCTCTGCCGTGCCTCCCCGCGAACATGCCGGTCGCGACGTTCTTGCCACCGCTCAGTCGCCTCAAGGCTGAATCTGGGGCTGTCACCGGTAGCAGTAGTGGCAGCGCTGGCACCACGCGTTCAAGCATCGCAACGGAGGCTTCCTCCTTGCTGAgatga
- the LOC136472066 gene encoding L-type lectin-domain containing receptor kinase IX.1-like isoform X1, with amino-acid sequence MAPQSFLIVLAVVLSFAGPAVVVVVGQPYIPLGPYCSTTGNFTIGSNYQVNLGDLMSSLNQSAIANRGFDKGTSGQAPDEVFGLIMCYADRNWTQCQNCLRGAAAGVQQICPFSREMKACYDACVVQYSNVSFSVADLTVAFYVWADAFVTDMAAMNATRWSLMTRLAEEAAGNGNSLRLANGSQAYTDSQGSSHVMYGLAQCTRDLNGSECARCLAKFVAELSSSRPNNTYGTVKGYSCYVAYNIGENLGITIPPDTAAPPRPPPSPTTVQVRPPDPSPPPGPTTVALVAGVTVGSVAFAVCSGAIVLFLLRRRRRRKARERQLDVFDDEPLDDESFEKGTGPRRFRYSELAMATSFFSESEKLGEGGFGSVYKGYLKEMDLHVAIKRVSKSSKQGRKEYISEVKIISRLRHRNLVQLIGWCHGGGELLLVYELMPNGSLDSHIHSHNNVLSWQLRHEIVLGIGSALLYLHQEWEQCVLHRDIKPSNVMLDASFTAKLGDFGLARLVDHERQSHTTALAGTMGYMDPECMLSGSASTSSDVYSFGVVVLEVATGRRPIVALQDTEEEYATVHLVQWVWECYGQGRILDAADARLDREQLDGEEMERVMVTALWCAHPDRALRPSIRQAVNVLRCEAPLPCLPANMPVATFLPPLSRLKAESGAVTGSSSGSAGTTRSSIATEASSLLR; translated from the exons ATGGCGCCACAGAGCTTCCTCATCGTGCTTGCTGTCGTCTTGTCGTTCGCCGGTCCCGCGGTAGTAGTGGTGGTCGGACAGCCCTACATCCCTTTAGGGCCCTACTGCTCGACGACGGGCAACTTCACCATCGGCAGCAATTACCAGGTAAACCTCGGCGACCTCATGTCCTCCCTCAACCAGAGCGCCATCGCGAACCGAGGCTTCGACAAGGGCACCTCCGGCCAGGCGCCAGATGAGGTGTTTGGGCTCATCATGTGCTACGCCGACCGGAACTGGACCCAGTGCCAGAACTGCCTCCGAGGCGCGGCCGCCGGGGTCCAGCAGATCTGTCCATTCAGCCGGGAGATGAAGGCTTGCTACGACGCCTGCGTCGTCCAGTACTCCAACGTGTCCTTCTCCGTCGCCGACCTGACCGTGGCGTTCTACGTTTGGGCCGACGCCTTCGTCACCGACATGGCCGCCATGAACGCTACACGGTGGAGCCTGATGACCCGGCTCGCGGAGGAGGCCGCCGGCAATGGCAACTCGCTGCGTCTGGCGAACGGGAGCCAAGCGTACACGGACTCGCAGGGCAGCTCACACGTGATGTACGGGCTGGCACAGTGCACCAGGGACCTCAACGGCAGCGAGTGCGCCAGGTGCCTCGCCAAGTTCGTCGCGGAGCTGTCGAGCTCGCGCCCAAACAACACTTACGGCACCGTCAAGGGGTACAGCTGCTACGTGGCGTACAACATCGGGGAAAACCTCGGCATCACCATCCCTCCTGATACGGCAgcgccgccgcggccaccgccgtcgccgacGACTGTGCAAGTGCGACCACCGG ATCCATCGCCTCCCCCAGGACCGACGACGGTGGCACTGGTGGCCGGCGTGACTGTCGGTTCCGTGGCGTTTGCCGTCTGCTCCGGCGCCATTGTTTTATTCCTGCTGCGTCGGCGCCGGAGACGAAAGGCAAGAGAGCGCCAACTAGACGTGTTTGACGACGAGCCTTTGGATGACGAGTCGTTTGAGAAAGGAACAGGGCCGAGGCGTTTCCGGTACAGCGAGCTGGCCATGGCAACCAGCTTCTTCTCCGAATCGGAGAAGCTCGGCGAAGGGGGCTTCGGGTCAGTGTACAAAGGGTACTTAAAAGAGATGGACCTTCACGTCGCCATAAAAAGAGTGTCAAAGAGCTCCAAACAGGGGAGGAAGGAGTACATCTCCGAGGTGAAGATCATAAGCCGGCTGAGGCACCGCAACCTCGTGCAGCTCATCGGCTGgtgccatggcggcggcgagctCTTGCTTGTCTACGAGCTCATGCCCAATGGAAGCCTTGACTCTCATATCCACAGCCACAACAATGTGCTGTCGTGGCAACTCAG GCATGAGATCGTGCTTGGAATCGGCTCTGCACTCCTGTACCTGCATCAGGAGTGGGAGCAGTGCGTCCTGCACCGTGACATCAAGCCAAGCAATGTTATGCTCGACGCCTCCTTCACCGCCAAGCTCGGCGACTTCGGGCTCGCGAGGCTGGTCGACCACGAGCGCCAATCGCACACAACTGCGCTCGCTGGCACGATGGGCTACATGGACCCGGAGTGCATGTTGAGTGGTAGCGCCAGCACCAGTTCCGACGTCTACAGCTTCGGCGTCGTCGTCCTCGAGGTCGCCACCGGCCGGCGGCCAATCGTGGCGCTACAGGACACGGAGGAGGAGTACGCTACCGTGCACCTGGTGCAGTGGGTATGGGAATGCTACGGCCAAGGTAGGATCCTCGACGCCGCGGACGCACGGCTGGACAGAGAACAACTCGACGGCGAGGAGATGGAGCGCGTGATGGTCACCGCGCTCTGGTGCGCGCACCCTGACCGCGCCCTGAGGCCATCCATCAGGCAGGCAGTCAACGTGCTGCGGTGCGAGGCGCCTCTGCCGTGCCTCCCCGCGAACATGCCGGTCGCGACGTTCTTGCCACCGCTCAGTCGCCTCAAGGCTGAATCTGGGGCTGTCACCGGTAGCAGTAGTGGCAGCGCTGGCACCACGCGTTCAAGCATCGCAACGGAGGCTTCCTCCTTGCTGAgatga